The Synergistaceae bacterium sequence GTTGCAAATTTTTCTTATATGGTATAATTCTCTCAAGATTTAGGTCACGTGTCCCATTTTAGGAGTGATATTTTATGGATTCGGTGCAGCGTATTGTCACTCTGATAGAAACCCTGATGGAAACCGAGGACGACATGGGCATAAGAGACATCGCCCGGCGCGTCGGTATTCCCAAAAGCACCGTGCAGCGGCTCCTGAACTCCCTCGAAGAAGAAGGCTGGGTTGCGCAGGACGCAAAGACCCAACGCTACCGCATCGCCCTGCGCTTTCTGGTTTTCGCCGAAACGTGGCGGCTGAAGCTGGAGCTGACCCGGCGGGCCCGGGGCGTTATGGACGAACTCTGCGCGCAAAGCCACCAGACGATTCTCCTTTTGGTTCAGGATGGAACGAGAGGGGTGTGTCTGCACAGAACCGAACCGGAGCGGACGATCAAACTGGTGGCCGAGGTGGGAAAAACCTTCGCCCTCCACGCGGCGGCCTGCGGCAAAATTTTACTGGCCTTCTCCCCCGCCGCGCTTCAGGAAAAAATCCTCGCCTCAACGCTTTTCAGCTATACCCCCATGACCCTGACGGAACCGTCGCTTCTGAAAGAGGAAATAGAGAAAATTCGCCGCAGAGGCTATGCGCTCAGCTTCGAAGAAATGACCCCCGGTGCGGCCGAGATCGCCGTCCCGCTCCAGGATACCCGGGGGAATCTCGTAGCGGCGCTGAGCATGGCCGGTCTGCGTTTCGACATTGAGGCACATCTTCCGGACTTTCTGCTGCTTCTGCAGAATGCTTCGCGTTGCATTTTATAGCGGATTGCGTATTGGCATAAACAACAGCCGCATTTCAGAAGGGAGGTAAGAGATATGCTGAAGACTGCAGATCTTTCCGTTTATTTTGGAGGATTGAAAGCCGTCGAAAAAGTCGCGCTGGAGGTTCACGAGGGCGAAATTCTCTCGCTCATCGGCCCCAACGGCGCGGGAAAAACCACGTTCTTCAACCTCGTGAGCGGTTTTCTGAAACCCACGTCCGGGTCGGTCCACTTCATGGACAGGGACATCACAGGCCTGCCTCCCCATGAAATCGCGGGCAAGGGCCTGATCCGCACCTTTCAAAAGACGAACATTTTCGCGGACGTCTCCGTGGAGGAAAGCATCCGGATCGGGTTTCACCTGCATCGCCAGGCCGGACTCTTCGACATCCTGACGGCGGGAAAAACCTCGCGACGGGAAAACGCGGAGGTGGCGGAGCGCTCGAAAGACATCCTCTCGTTCACCGGCCTTTACTCCTGGAAAAACCACCTCGTCAAAAACATCCCCTACGGGAAACAAAGGATGCTTGCCATCGCTCTGGCTCTCGCCGCGAACCCCAGGCTGCTGCTCCTCGACGAGCCCGCCACGGGGCTGAACCCCGTCGAAACACAGGAACTGATGGACATCATTCTGAAAATTCGCCGCGAGAAAAAAATCACGATCTTTCTGATCGAACATAACATGAACCTGGTCGTGGCCATTTCGGACCGACTGGCGGTGCTGTGCTACGGCGAGAAACTGACCGAAGGAAAGCCGGAAGAGGTTTCAAAAGATCCCCGGGTCATTGAGGCTTATCTTGGGAGAGGATACAATCATGCCGCATCTTAAAGTGGAAAATTTGAGCGCCCACTACGGAAAGGTCCAGGCTCTCGGCGGAGTCTCCATCGAGGCCGAAAAAGGCTCCATCGTGACGCTTATCGGGGCCAACGGAGCGGGCAAGAGCACCTTCATGATGTGCCTTTCAGGCGTCCTCCATCCCACGAAGGGGACGATCGAATTTGAAGGGCGGCGGCTGGAAAGAGCCCACCCCGAGGAAATCGTGGCCTGGGGACTTTCCCAGTGCCCGGAGGGTCGGCGGGTATGGCCCAAAATGACCGTGCTGGAAAACCTGGAAATGGGGGCCGTTTCCGTTCGGGACAGGCATAAAATTCAGGAGCGGCTGGACTGGTCTTTCACGACCTTTCCCATTCTGGCGGAACGTCGGGAACAGCTGGCGGGAAGCCTGAGCGGCGGAGAGCAGCAGATGCTCGCCATCGCCCGGGCCCTGATGCCCGGACCGAGACTCCTGATGCTGGATGAACCCTCCCTAGGACTCGCCCCCATCATCGTGGAGAAGGTCGTCGAAATCATAAAAAACATTCGGGAAAGCGGAACGACGGTTCTTCTGGTGGAGCAGAACGCCTTCATGGCCCTGTCCCTGGCTGATTACGCCTACGTGCTGGAAACGGGGCAGGTTCGCCTGTCCGGCCCGGCGGCTCAGCTCAGGGAAAATGACGAGGTCCGGAAATCCTATCTCGGTATATAGGTTATTTCTTTAAACTCAGATGTTTCATTAAACTCAGGAGGTGTTGGTAATGCGAAAATTCTTGATGTTGTTGCTGGCAGCGGTGGTGTTGTGCGGGCTGACGACGCCCGCCGGAGCGGAACTTCCGAAGGCGCCCGTCAAAATCGGAGTGGTTTTGCCCACGTCCGGGGCCATAGCCTATGACGGCGGCCTGGCGCTGAACGGCATTCGAATGGCCGTGGACGAAATCAACGGCGCGGGAGGAATCGGCGGAAATAATATTGAACTGTACGTGGAGGACAGCGCCGGCGTTCCCGCCACGGCGGTGGCCGCCATGGAGAAGCTGGCGGGGATGGAGAAAGTCGTGGCGGTGATCGGCGATTTCGGAAGCTCCTGCACTCTCGCCATGATGGACGTGGCCCAGCGCGCCCGGGTGCCGCTGATCACCCCCGTCTCTCTGGCCCCGAAAATCACGGAGATGGGCAACATCTGGATGTTCCGGGGCTGCGACAACTCCGCCATGATCGCCAAAGCCTTCACGAAGTGGGCCGTTCAGGAGAAAAAAGTGGACAAATGGGCCTACATCGCCATCAACACGGACTACGGGCGCGGTTCTGTAGAGGCGTTCAACGCGGACCTGGCTTCCATCGGCGCTTCCGTCGTTTTCACGGAGTACTTCAACCAAGGCGAGACGGACTACTATCCCATCGTGACCAAGCTCTCCGCCAGCGACGCCAACGGGCTCTGTCTTTTCGGGGAAACCGTGGACCTGTCCCGGGTGGTGGCCCAGTATCATGAAATGGGACTTGGCGGAAAAATGCTGATTATGGACCCCACCAGCGGGACTTTCAACGAGAAATTCATCGAACTGGCCAGAGAAAACGCCAACGGAATCGTGGGAGCCAGCCGTTTCACCGCGGCCATTCAAACTCCGGCCGCGCAGAAGTTCGTCGCGGACTATCGAAAACGCTACAACGCGGACCCGGAAAAGTACGCCCAGGCGGGATATGACTGCACAAA is a genomic window containing:
- a CDS encoding IclR family transcriptional regulator, which codes for MDSVQRIVTLIETLMETEDDMGIRDIARRVGIPKSTVQRLLNSLEEEGWVAQDAKTQRYRIALRFLVFAETWRLKLELTRRARGVMDELCAQSHQTILLLVQDGTRGVCLHRTEPERTIKLVAEVGKTFALHAAACGKILLAFSPAALQEKILASTLFSYTPMTLTEPSLLKEEIEKIRRRGYALSFEEMTPGAAEIAVPLQDTRGNLVAALSMAGLRFDIEAHLPDFLLLLQNASRCIL
- a CDS encoding ABC transporter ATP-binding protein, with the translated sequence MLKTADLSVYFGGLKAVEKVALEVHEGEILSLIGPNGAGKTTFFNLVSGFLKPTSGSVHFMDRDITGLPPHEIAGKGLIRTFQKTNIFADVSVEESIRIGFHLHRQAGLFDILTAGKTSRRENAEVAERSKDILSFTGLYSWKNHLVKNIPYGKQRMLAIALALAANPRLLLLDEPATGLNPVETQELMDIILKIRREKKITIFLIEHNMNLVVAISDRLAVLCYGEKLTEGKPEEVSKDPRVIEAYLGRGYNHAAS
- a CDS encoding ABC transporter ATP-binding protein, which encodes MPHLKVENLSAHYGKVQALGGVSIEAEKGSIVTLIGANGAGKSTFMMCLSGVLHPTKGTIEFEGRRLERAHPEEIVAWGLSQCPEGRRVWPKMTVLENLEMGAVSVRDRHKIQERLDWSFTTFPILAERREQLAGSLSGGEQQMLAIARALMPGPRLLMLDEPSLGLAPIIVEKVVEIIKNIRESGTTVLLVEQNAFMALSLADYAYVLETGQVRLSGPAAQLRENDEVRKSYLGI
- a CDS encoding ABC transporter substrate-binding protein codes for the protein MRKFLMLLLAAVVLCGLTTPAGAELPKAPVKIGVVLPTSGAIAYDGGLALNGIRMAVDEINGAGGIGGNNIELYVEDSAGVPATAVAAMEKLAGMEKVVAVIGDFGSSCTLAMMDVAQRARVPLITPVSLAPKITEMGNIWMFRGCDNSAMIAKAFTKWAVQEKKVDKWAYIAINTDYGRGSVEAFNADLASIGASVVFTEYFNQGETDYYPIVTKLSASDANGLCLFGETVDLSRVVAQYHEMGLGGKMLIMDPTSGTFNEKFIELARENANGIVGASRFTAAIQTPAAQKFVADYRKRYNADPEKYAQAGYDCTKMVALAITKADSTDTEKIRTALAAVQYEGPQGKAYFDEKNQLIIDEYIIAVNDGKLEVVAGPISAR